In Rutidosis leptorrhynchoides isolate AG116_Rl617_1_P2 chromosome 2, CSIRO_AGI_Rlap_v1, whole genome shotgun sequence, one genomic interval encodes:
- the LOC139888324 gene encoding G-type lectin S-receptor-like serine/threonine-protein kinase At1g67520, translated as MGDGFLNDCLIGAIEKEGLLKVNDEAVMKRFQKMKDRAVGTVFTFVNNCGFTVWPGIYSYLESGNPTFNQTGFELTKGDSLSLEAPSGWNGYFWGRTGCNVSNNGSWSCTTGDCGTNQIECKGRSYKPPVTYAEFSLDMYGPDLYYVSLFDGFNLPILIEPSGGSRSDDRTCPKTGCINDLNKQCPPELKVGDGCTTPCEVFGSPEYCCNSSSFHTRSTCKRTAYAQLFKSVCPRSYTKGYDSPDFLSTCNGPDYIVTFCPPPNSFSTIKHGGRLDFADQLVSIGGNFTLGFFDQDYSYLGIWYTSDPESRKVWVSNPNAAIKSGNHALSVDPKTGNLIITAGQSTLINITDVVAGSNPNVTATLEDNGNFRLINEIDKKVLWQSFDHPTNVLLLGMKLGYDLQSGQNWTLTSWLSDKIPNSGAFTLSWEPNEEMSQRLLIRREGELYWTSGNLNGQTFQYMFALNGPGSQSRYNLNSVYRNEVRYISYEGTNSDLPMWILTPKGQIRDSDNSSVWTPEFCYGYDSSNGCVQQSKLPQCRREGDSFSEKNGDFDPVLTTSVTDDNSSLSVSDCFIKCWNNCSCVGFNSSTTNGTGCIIWSGSNNFLINPRDNSTLKYVINQMASYPTSTGYSMKWAWIVIGVVIPLVIICLGLLWFIKKKKRKREEHERRKRDEYFLELTASESFKDIHQLENNGGKGNDLLLFSFASIMTATNDFADENKLGQGGFGPVYMGKLSDEREIAIKRLSRTSGQGLVEFKNELILISKLQHTHLVRVIGCCIHRDEKMLIYEYMPNKSLDFFLFDENRKAELDWPKRFNIIEGIAQGLLYLHKHSRMRVIHRDLKASNILLDENLNSKISDFGMARIFKDNETEAMTNRVVGTYGYMPPEYAMEGTFSIKSDIFSFGVLILEIVSGRKNSSFVYLDRTFNLIGYAWELWQQGNTLELKDPTIEDTLVVQKQFLRIVHVALLCVQESATDRPTTSDMISMLLNDTISLPTPNRPAFVIGQVESRSTSDESKERDCSVNKMTITVMEGR; from the exons ATGGGTGACGGTTTTTTGAACGACTGTTTAATTGGCGCTATAGAAAAAGAAGGACTTCTCAAGGTTAACGATGAAGCCGTAATGAAGCGTTTTCAAAAGATGAAAGACC GAGCAGTAGGGACCGTTTTTACTTTTGTCAACAACTGCGGCTTCACTGTTTGGCCAGGAATCTACAGCTACTTAGAGTCGGGCAATCCAACTTTCAACCAAACTGGATTCGAGCTCACAAAGGGTGATTCACTCTCACTTGAAGCCCCATCCGGATGGAACGGCTATTTCTGGGGCCGAACAGGTTGCAACGTGTCCAATAACGGCTCGTGGTCATGCACCACAGGTGACTGTGGCACAAACCAAATAGAATGCAAAGGAAGATCATACAAACCGCCTGTTACATATGCTGAATTCAGTTTGGATATGTATGGACCGGACCTTTATTATGTTAGTTTATTTGATGGCTTCAACTTACCTATACTAATTGAGCCAAGTGGTGGGTCCCGTTCTGATGACCGTACTTGTCCTAAAACAGGCTGCATCAATGACCTAAATAAACAGTGCCCACCCGAACTGAAAGTTGGAGATGGATGTACGACTCCTTGTGAGGTGTTTGGCTCGCCCGAGTATTGTTGTAATAGCTCTTCTTTTCATACACGTTCAACATGCAAACGAACTGCATATGCTCAGCTATTTAAATCTGTTTGCCCGAGATCCTATACCAAAGGTTATGATTCTCCTGATTTTTTAAGTACATGTAATGGTCCTGATTACATTGTTACATTTTGTCCACCTCCAAATTCGTTTTCAACAATTAAACACGGAGGCCGACTCGATTTCGCTGACCAGCTAGTTTCCATTGGTGGAAATTTCACATTGGGGTTTTTTGATCAAGATTATAGTTATTTGGGAATTTGGTACACGAGTGATCCGGAATCTAGAAAAGTTTGGGTATCTAATCCCAATGCAGCGATAAAGTCTGGCAACCATGCATTGTCTGTTGACCCGAAGACCGGAAACTTGATCATCACTGCGGGTCAGAGTACTTTGATCAATATTACTGATGTTGTAGCTGGTTCGAACCCCAACGTGACTGCAACTCTCGAAGACAATGGTAATTTTCGGTTGATTAACGAAATAGACAAAAAGGTTTTGTGGCAGAGTTTTGATCACCCGACGAATGTGCTTTTACTCGGCATGAAACTTGGGTATGACTTACAATCAGGGCAGAATTGGACGCTAACTTCTTGGTTGAGTGATAAAATCCCAAATTCAGGAGCTTTTACGTTGAGCTGGGAGCCCAATGAAGAAATGTCTCAGAggttattaattcgaagagaaggCGAACTGTACTGGACTAGTGGGAATTTAAATGGTCAAACATTTCAATATATGTTTGCATTAAACGGCCCCGGTAGCCAATCACGTTATAATCTCAATTCTGTATACAGAAACGAAGTGCGTTATATTAGCTATGAAGGTACTAATTCTGATTTACCTATGTGGATTTTGACACCGAAAGGACAAATTAGAGATAGTGATAATTCTAGTGTATGGACCCCCGAGTTTTGTTATGGGTATGATTCAAGTAATGGATGTGTACAACAGTCAAAGTTGCCTCAATGTAGGAGAGAGGGTGACAGTTTTAGTGAAAAGAATGGAGATTTTGATCCGGTTTTGACAACAAGTGTGACCGATGATAACTCGAGTTTAAGCGTTAGTGACTGTTTCATTAAGTGTTGGAATAATTGTAGCTGTGTGGGGTTTAATAGCAGTACCACTAATGGAACTGGCTGTATCATTTGGTCCGGAAGTAATAACTTTTTGATTAATCCACGTGACAACTCTACACTAAAGTATGTGATTAATCAAATGGCAAGCTATCCAACAAGTACAG GATATAGCATGAAATGGGCATGGATAGTTATTGGTGTTGTTATTCCTTTGGTTATAATCTGTTTAGGGCTTTTATGGTTTATAAAGAAGAAAAAGCGTAAACGAGAAG AGCACGAGAGGCGAAAGAGAGATGAATATTTCCTTGAGTTGACAGCTTCTGAAAGCTTCAAGGATATACACCAGCTAGAAAACAATGGTGGGAAAGGAAATGATTTGTTGTTATTTAGTTTTGCATCTATTATGACTGCCACAAATGATTTTGCCGATGAAAATAAGTTAGGACAAGGTGGTTTTGGACCCGTTTACATG GGAAAACTAAGTGATGAACGAGAAATTGCAATAAAGCGGCTATCAAGAACATCAGGGCAAGGGCTTGTCGAATTCAAGAATGAGCTCATACTTATTTCTAAACTTCAACACACACATCTTGTTCGAGTTATTGGTTGTTGTATTCACAGGGATGAAAAGATGTTAATTTATGAATATATGCCTAACAAAAGTTTGGATTTTTTTCTGTTTG ATGAAAATAGGAAGGCAGAGCTAGATTGGCCCAAAAGATTCAACATCATTGAAGGAATTGCTCAGGGATTGTTATATCTTCATAAACACTCAAGAATGCGAGTTATTCATAGAGATTTAAAAGCCAGTAATATTCTTTTAGATGAGAACTTGAACTCCAAAATTTCTGATTTTGGTATGGCAAGAATTTTCAAAGATAACGAAACAGAAGCAATGACTAACAGGGTGGTTGGAACATA TGGCTATATGCCTCCTGAGTATGCAATGGAAGGGACTTTCTCCATCAAATCCGATATCTTCAGCTTCGGAGTATTGATCCTAGAAATCGTCAGTGGAAGAAAAAATAGTAGTTTCGTTTATCTTGACCGTACATTCAATCTGATTGGCTAT GCATGGGAGCTATGGCAACAAGGAAATACATTGGAGTTGAAGGATCCAACAATCGAAGATACATTAGTTGTACAGAAACAGTTCTTGCGGATTGTTCATGTTGCTCTTTTGTGTGTCCAAGAAAGTGCAACGGATAGACCAACAACTTCAGATATGATCAGCATGCTTCTCAATGATACCATCTCGCTACCCACACCAAATAGACCAGCATTCGTCATTGGCCAAGTGGAGTCAAGGTCAACTTCGGACGAAAGCAAAGAGAGAGATTGTTCAGTAAACAAGATGACTATAACTGTTATGGAGGGTAGATAG